A part of Stigmatopora nigra isolate UIUO_SnigA unplaced genomic scaffold, RoL_Snig_1.1 HiC_scaffold_25, whole genome shotgun sequence genomic DNA contains:
- the LOC144192101 gene encoding putative oxidoreductase YjmC, protein MSRCLITKQEVTTFIEKCMTAVGSKEHHACSLAQVLVEGDHRGHYSHGLNRMDMYVKDLQTGVCAKDGEPEVDKESPATALVNGKNLLGPVVGNFCMDLAIKKAKEVGIGWVVAHGSNHYGIAGHYAIRAMKENMIGMSFTNTSPLVVPTRGRACTLGTNPISVAAPSKDGDGFVLDMATSAVALGKVELHDRRGDTIPVGWGCDAQGQMTPDPKKVLDGGGLVPIGGSEATGGYKGYGLGMMVEIFCGILAGSKYSTHIRSWKVTDSVADLGQCFVAINPENFAPGFTDRMAGLLDIQRGLDPADPDLPVLVPGDPERTNMALCEKMGGIPYHINVVNHMNECAKRVGVSPLLPVDKIIPE, encoded by the exons GTGTTTGATTACCAAGCAGGAGGTCACCACTTTCATCGAAAAGTGCATGACGGCAGTGGGCAGCAAGGAACATCATGCCTGCAGCCTGGCACAGGTTCTGGTGGAGGGTGACCACAGGGGGCACTATAGCCACGGCCTGAACCGGATGG ATATGTACGTAAAAGACCTTCAGACGGGAGTCTGCGCTAAGGACGGGGAGCCCGAGGTCGATAAGGAGAGTCCCGCTACGGCGCTTGTGAACGGGAAGAACCTGTTGGGGCCCGtggtggggaacttctgcatGGATTTGGCTATCAAGAAAGCCAAAGAAGTTGGCATTGGTTGGGTGGTGGCACATG GCTCCAACCACTATGGCATCGCCGGCCACTACGCCATTCGAGCAATGAAGGAAAACATGATT GGAATGTCCTTCACCAATACGTCCCCTCTGGTGGTCCCCACCCGTGGCAGAGCG TGCACTTTGGGCACCAACCCCATCAGCGTCGCGGCGCCGTCCAAAGACGGGGACGGATTTGTCCTGGATATGGCCACGTCTGCCGTCGCGCTCGGAAAA GTGGAGCTTCACGATCGTCGCGGCGACACTATCCCTGTGGGTTGGGGGTGCGATGCTCAGGGCCAGATGACTCCTGATCCTAAAAAAGTTCTGGATGGAGGCGGATTGGTCCCAATTGGCGGCAGCGAGGCCACAG GAGGGTACAAAGGTTACGGACTGGGAATGATGGTGGAGATTTTCTGTGGTATACTGGCCGGTTCAAAGTACAGCACACATATCCGATCGTGGAAGGTGACCGACAGTGTTGCTGACCTG GGTCAGTGTTTCGTGGCAATCAACCCAGAGAACTTTGCTCCCGGGTTCACCGACCGCATGGCGGGCCTCTTGGACATCCAAAGGGGACTAGACCCG GCTGACCCAGACTTGCCCGTTCTGGTCCCCGGAGATCCCGAGAGGACCAACATGGCCTTGTGTGAGAAGATGGGGGGTATCCCGTACCACATAAATGTGGTTAACCACATG AACGAATGTGCCAAGAGAGTGGGCGTTAGTCCCCTGCTGCCCGTCGACAAAATCATTCCAGAGTAG